The following proteins are co-located in the Streptococcus anginosus genome:
- a CDS encoding DUF1934 domain-containing protein, translating to MKIRIQNRIQMDEQVEQIDQSYAVDWTQKGAYHYLLFKNEEGEKVVLKFHDEELVMTRFSTPKSLMRFIKGGEALVGIPTPVGMQQFITKTSHYQVDLKKQILELHYQLRTPDGERTFADYQMEISWR from the coding sequence GTGAAAATTAGAATCCAAAATCGAATTCAAATGGATGAGCAAGTAGAGCAAATTGACCAAAGTTACGCTGTAGATTGGACTCAAAAGGGCGCTTATCATTATTTATTGTTTAAAAATGAAGAAGGAGAGAAGGTTGTGTTGAAGTTTCATGATGAAGAACTAGTCATGACACGCTTCTCCACCCCTAAATCCTTGATGCGATTTATCAAAGGGGGAGAAGCTTTGGTTGGGATTCCGACACCAGTCGGCATGCAGCAATTTATCACGAAAACAAGCCATTACCAAGTTGATTTGAAAAAGCAGATACTTGAGCTTCATTATCAATTGAGAACACCTGACGGCGAACGAACTTTTGCGGATTATCAAATGGAAATTTCGTGGAGATAG
- a CDS encoding HD domain-containing protein, which produces MIEKVFRDPVHNYIHVDHQVIYDLINTKEFQRLRRIKQLGTSGYTFHGGEHSRFSHCLGSYEISRRITKIFDEKYPEVWDCHESLLVMATALLHDVGHGAYSHTFERLFDTDHEEITRQIITNPETEINKVLVQVSPDFPEKVASVINHTYPNKQVVQLISSQIDVDRMDYLLRDSYYTGASYGQFDLTRILRVICPVENGIAFKRNGMHAVEDYVVSRYQMYMQVYFHPASRAMEVLLQNLLKRAKILYEKQKDYFALSSPNLIPFFEKRVTLKDYLALDDGVMNTYFQVWMTSPDTILSDLAQRFINRKVFKSIIFSKENEKYLNVMRDLVAEVGFDPDYYTAIHRNFDLPYDFYRPDVEKPRTQIEIIQKDGSLAELSTLSPIVESLAGTRHGDNRFYFPKEMLKEAGLFSENSKTFLSYIKNDQFIYGEAYEHEY; this is translated from the coding sequence ATGATTGAAAAAGTATTTCGTGATCCCGTCCATAATTATATTCATGTGGATCACCAAGTCATCTATGATTTAATAAACACCAAAGAATTTCAACGACTGCGCCGCATCAAACAGCTAGGAACTTCTGGATATACCTTCCACGGAGGCGAGCACAGCCGTTTTTCGCATTGCCTTGGATCTTATGAGATTTCAAGACGAATTACAAAAATCTTTGACGAAAAATATCCAGAGGTTTGGGATTGTCATGAAAGCTTACTTGTCATGGCAACAGCCCTCTTGCACGATGTCGGTCACGGCGCTTATTCACATACTTTCGAGCGTCTCTTTGATACCGACCACGAGGAAATTACACGCCAGATTATCACAAACCCTGAAACAGAGATTAACAAAGTTCTGGTTCAAGTTTCGCCTGATTTTCCGGAAAAAGTAGCCAGCGTTATCAACCACACCTATCCAAACAAACAGGTGGTGCAACTTATTTCCAGTCAGATTGATGTCGATCGCATGGATTATCTCTTGCGAGACTCCTACTACACAGGCGCTTCTTATGGACAATTTGATTTGACACGGATTTTACGCGTTATCTGTCCTGTTGAAAACGGCATTGCTTTCAAACGCAACGGCATGCATGCTGTGGAAGATTATGTCGTCAGTCGTTATCAAATGTATATGCAGGTTTATTTTCACCCTGCTAGTCGGGCAATGGAAGTACTCTTGCAAAACTTGCTCAAGCGAGCTAAAATTCTATACGAAAAGCAGAAAGACTATTTTGCACTCTCTTCTCCCAACCTCATTCCTTTCTTTGAAAAGCGAGTGACCTTGAAAGATTATCTAGCACTGGATGATGGTGTGATGAATACTTATTTCCAGGTCTGGATGACGAGCCCTGATACGATTTTATCTGATTTAGCACAGCGTTTCATCAACCGCAAAGTCTTTAAATCCATTATTTTTTCAAAAGAAAATGAGAAATATCTGAATGTTATGCGGGATTTGGTTGCAGAAGTCGGCTTTGATCCTGACTACTATACCGCTATTCACCGCAATTTTGATCTACCTTATGATTTTTATCGTCCAGATGTCGAAAAACCACGCACTCAGATTGAAATTATCCAAAAGGATGGCAGTCTCGCGGAGTTGTCCACTTTGTCGCCCATTGTTGAATCGTTAGCAGGCACAAGACATGGAGACAATCGTTTCTATTTCCCAAAAGAGATGCTGAAAGAAGCTGGACTTTTTAGTGAAAATAGTAAAACTTTCTTGTCGTATATCAAAAACGATCAATTTATATATGGAGAAGCATACGAACATGAGTATTAA
- the yidA gene encoding sugar-phosphatase, with protein MSIKLVAVDIDGTLLNTKREVTPEVFSAVQDAKAAGVKIVIATGRPIPGVRNLLEELHLNEPGNYVITFNGGLVQDTVTGEEYIKETLTYDDYLDIECLSRKLGVHMHAITKDGIYTANRNIGKYTVYEAGLVNMPVYYRTPEEMVDKEIVKIMYIDEPEILDQAIAKLPKELYDKYTLVKSAPFYLEIVKKTVNKGAAVVHLAEKLGLTKEETMAIGDEENDRAMLEVVGNPVVMGNGTDALKKIAKYITKSNDESGVAYAIREWVLN; from the coding sequence ATGAGTATTAAACTAGTTGCCGTTGATATTGACGGAACCTTATTAAACACCAAAAGAGAAGTCACACCAGAAGTTTTTTCTGCTGTACAAGATGCCAAAGCTGCTGGAGTAAAGATTGTCATTGCAACTGGACGCCCCATTCCAGGAGTGAGAAATTTGCTTGAAGAGTTACACCTAAACGAGCCGGGAAATTATGTCATTACCTTCAATGGCGGGCTGGTTCAAGATACAGTTACAGGGGAAGAATATATCAAAGAAACTCTAACCTACGATGATTATTTGGATATTGAATGTCTCAGTCGCAAATTAGGGGTTCACATGCACGCTATCACCAAGGACGGTATTTATACTGCTAACCGTAACATTGGAAAATATACCGTTTACGAAGCCGGACTGGTCAATATGCCAGTCTACTACCGCACTCCAGAAGAGATGGTAGACAAAGAAATCGTCAAAATCATGTATATTGACGAACCAGAAATTTTGGATCAAGCAATCGCCAAACTCCCTAAAGAATTGTACGACAAGTACACACTCGTGAAATCTGCACCTTTTTACTTAGAAATTGTCAAAAAAACTGTCAATAAAGGGGCTGCAGTCGTGCATCTAGCGGAAAAATTAGGATTGACAAAAGAGGAGACTATGGCTATCGGGGACGAAGAAAACGACCGTGCAATGCTAGAAGTCGTGGGAAATCCTGTTGTAATGGGAAATGGGACTGACGCGTTGAAGAAAATTGCCAAGTATATCACCAAATCAAACGATGAATCCGGCGTTGCATACGCTATTAGAGAGTGGGTTTTAAACTGA
- a CDS encoding aminoacyltransferase — MYTYKIGISAQEHDDFVKASSQTNLLQSASWAKVKDNWDNERIGFYKNNQLVASASILIKPLPLSMTMLYIPRGPIMDYQDQELLHFVLTSLKKFAKTKKALFIKFDPSLFLVQAQIGEDKKEQQETLDVIQNLQKAGAIWVGRTESLDETIQPRFQANIYKDNFSEELLSKSTRQAIRTARNKGIQVQFGGKELLDDFSTLMKKTENRKSIHLRGKDYYQKLLDTYPEHSYITLASIDLNERLESLQAQKAKAEKEASKFTEKTKPGKIENNKQEQKRLQEEMDFLSEKIAQGVTTVPLSGTLVLEYGATSENIYAGMDEEYRRYQPALLTWYETAKHAFDRGANWQNMGGVENDLDGGLYHFKSKFNPTIEEFVGEFNLPTNPLYHLSNLAYTLRKKFRSKH; from the coding sequence ATGTACACTTATAAGATTGGAATTTCTGCTCAAGAACACGATGATTTTGTTAAGGCAAGTTCTCAAACCAACTTGCTTCAAAGCGCTTCTTGGGCAAAGGTCAAAGATAATTGGGACAATGAACGAATTGGTTTTTACAAAAATAATCAATTAGTAGCCTCGGCCAGCATTCTCATCAAGCCACTGCCGCTCAGTATGACCATGCTTTATATTCCGCGTGGCCCTATTATGGACTATCAAGATCAGGAATTGCTACACTTTGTTCTGACCTCTTTAAAAAAATTTGCCAAAACTAAAAAAGCTCTTTTTATCAAGTTCGATCCTAGTCTTTTCCTCGTGCAGGCTCAAATTGGAGAAGACAAAAAAGAACAGCAAGAAACACTTGACGTGATTCAAAATCTCCAGAAAGCGGGAGCTATTTGGGTGGGGCGAACAGAATCATTAGACGAAACAATTCAACCACGTTTTCAAGCAAATATTTATAAGGATAATTTCAGCGAAGAACTTTTATCAAAAAGTACACGCCAAGCCATTCGCACTGCACGAAACAAAGGCATTCAAGTCCAGTTTGGTGGCAAAGAACTTTTGGATGATTTCTCTACTTTGATGAAAAAAACCGAGAATCGAAAGAGTATTCACTTGCGGGGGAAGGACTATTATCAAAAACTCCTTGATACTTACCCAGAGCATTCCTATATCACACTTGCAAGCATTGACCTAAATGAGCGTCTAGAAAGTCTTCAAGCTCAAAAAGCCAAAGCTGAAAAAGAAGCCAGCAAATTCACTGAAAAAACTAAACCTGGTAAAATTGAAAACAATAAGCAAGAACAAAAACGACTGCAAGAAGAAATGGATTTCTTGTCAGAAAAAATTGCTCAAGGTGTAACAACCGTGCCTTTATCTGGGACATTGGTTCTAGAATATGGAGCTACCTCTGAAAATATCTATGCTGGAATGGATGAAGAATACCGTCGTTACCAGCCAGCTCTCCTCACTTGGTATGAAACTGCAAAGCACGCCTTCGACCGTGGAGCGAACTGGCAAAACATGGGTGGTGTTGAAAATGATTTAGACGGCGGACTTTATCACTTTAAATCCAAGTTCAATCCAACTATTGAAGAATTTGTCGGGGAGTTTAACTTGCCAACCAATCCACTCTATCATCTCTCTAACCTTGCTTATACTTTGAGAAAGAAATTCCGTAGCAAACACTAA
- a CDS encoding aminoacyltransferase: MTFRQLRQEEFVKHSASCAQRSFMQTVEMEKLLSKRGFTCQYVGYTNEHDEVTVSAVLYSMPMTGGLHMEINCGPVSTNPQDLQHFYRELKTYAKENGALELIVKPYETYQTFDSNGQPTSPEKTELIKELTDLGYEFDGLQTGYPGGEPDWHYVKDLTELTEKDLLKSFSKNGKSTVKKANTFGIQLKKLKRDELNIFKEITSATSERREYSDKPLDYYQDFYDAFGNQADFMIATLNFQDYLQHLQNDQKKLRQKIQKLEADLEKNPQSEKKHNQLREFSSQFESFETRKAEAQELIDKYGTEDQVLAGSLFIYTPQEATYLFSGSYPEFNKFYAPALLQEYVMKEAIKRGIPFYNFLGITGIFDGSDGVLRFKQNFNGYIVRKMGTFRYYPQPLKFKILSLIKKLLRRI, translated from the coding sequence ATGACATTCAGACAACTTCGTCAGGAAGAATTTGTAAAACACAGCGCTTCTTGCGCTCAACGTTCTTTTATGCAGACGGTAGAAATGGAGAAGCTCTTATCAAAACGTGGCTTTACTTGTCAATATGTAGGATACACAAATGAGCATGACGAAGTGACTGTTTCAGCTGTGCTCTACAGTATGCCCATGACAGGCGGACTTCACATGGAAATAAATTGTGGCCCTGTTTCAACAAATCCTCAAGACCTACAGCATTTCTACCGTGAACTTAAGACCTACGCTAAAGAAAATGGCGCTTTAGAGCTAATTGTCAAACCTTATGAAACTTATCAAACATTTGACAGCAATGGTCAGCCGACCTCGCCCGAAAAAACAGAATTGATAAAAGAGTTGACAGACTTAGGTTATGAATTTGATGGCTTGCAGACAGGTTATCCAGGCGGCGAACCTGATTGGCACTATGTCAAAGACCTGACTGAACTAACTGAAAAAGATCTACTCAAATCCTTCAGCAAAAATGGCAAATCAACCGTCAAAAAGGCGAATACTTTCGGCATTCAATTAAAAAAATTGAAGCGAGATGAATTAAATATTTTCAAGGAAATCACTTCTGCTACTTCCGAGCGGCGTGAATATAGTGATAAACCTTTAGATTACTACCAAGATTTCTACGATGCTTTTGGCAATCAAGCGGACTTTATGATTGCAACGCTTAATTTTCAAGATTATCTGCAACATCTGCAAAATGATCAAAAAAAACTCAGACAAAAAATTCAAAAATTAGAAGCGGATTTAGAAAAAAATCCTCAGTCAGAGAAGAAGCACAATCAACTGCGTGAATTCTCTAGCCAATTTGAAAGTTTTGAAACACGCAAAGCCGAAGCACAAGAATTGATAGATAAATATGGAACAGAAGACCAAGTTCTTGCAGGCAGCCTCTTTATCTATACGCCACAGGAAGCGACTTACCTCTTTAGTGGTTCCTATCCTGAATTTAACAAATTCTACGCCCCAGCACTTCTCCAAGAATACGTCATGAAAGAAGCTATCAAGCGAGGTATTCCTTTTTATAATTTTCTTGGTATTACTGGAATTTTCGATGGCTCAGACGGCGTGCTCCGTTTCAAGCAAAATTTCAATGGCTACATTGTTCGCAAAATGGGCACCTTCCGCTATTATCCACAACCACTTAAATTTAAAATTCTCAGTTTGATTAAAAAATTGCTACGGCGCATTTAA
- the gggC gene encoding streptosactin export ABC transporter GggC encodes MLKRFISKKLLAIYFLFIVLTWIDSVLNPTLVRMIIDSFQAKNLKILWQILMLGILGNMLIVLGLAGKRYFYAKIIADFNTNIKGKMFATFLYKSQLSNEDILSDLENDVKQIEENYVESTLIIIGSLGFTCVSIMYALLTNFGLGAIFIIFYAIPALCSGIGSKQLDQLSKQKSEVNQSYITLLSSFIAGARVIKNYHSQTFFYTLFQKKLFQNIEQNVQFEKQRTINNILINTIDVFCSICPIIVDGFMTYYGRLTPASFVAIYLVSYNIGYQFQELSYFINTRKSSKNLCDKYQFLAERTKTNETISSENYFPIKCEHIFFSHQGNIILSDFSFTINAGEKIAIIGESGSGKTTLLNLLFGFLQPDSGHITFNGQELNQEARQQIGSYILQESYYFDNLSLYENISLGKPINHEKIEDVLTKVRLPYLKEKNGITNQALSGGEKQRLEIARSLYYEKDFILADEVKSNLDKQMAQEIEDVLFSLHQTVIEVIHHYSDETLKRYDKVIELSSKE; translated from the coding sequence ATGCTGAAACGATTTATTTCAAAAAAACTACTAGCGATTTACTTTCTGTTTATCGTGCTGACATGGATTGATTCAGTTTTAAACCCAACGCTCGTTCGGATGATTATTGATAGTTTTCAAGCGAAAAATTTAAAAATTCTCTGGCAAATCTTGATGTTGGGAATTCTTGGAAATATGCTGATTGTCTTAGGTTTGGCAGGCAAACGCTATTTCTATGCAAAAATCATTGCAGACTTCAATACGAATATAAAAGGAAAGATGTTTGCTACTTTTTTGTATAAAAGTCAATTGTCAAATGAAGATATTCTTTCTGACTTGGAAAATGATGTAAAGCAAATCGAGGAAAATTATGTAGAATCCACTCTGATTATTATTGGTTCTTTGGGTTTCACCTGCGTTTCTATCATGTATGCTTTACTGACAAATTTTGGGCTAGGAGCAATTTTCATCATTTTCTATGCTATTCCAGCTCTATGTAGTGGTATTGGCTCCAAACAGCTAGACCAGCTTTCTAAGCAAAAATCAGAAGTCAATCAGAGCTACATAACCTTGCTTTCTAGCTTTATAGCAGGTGCTAGAGTTATTAAAAATTACCATAGCCAAACTTTCTTTTACACTCTTTTTCAGAAAAAACTCTTTCAAAATATTGAGCAGAATGTCCAGTTTGAAAAACAGCGAACCATTAATAACATCCTTATCAACACTATTGACGTATTTTGCTCTATTTGTCCCATTATTGTTGATGGCTTTATGACCTATTATGGCAGACTGACTCCTGCTAGCTTTGTAGCGATTTATCTTGTATCTTACAATATCGGCTATCAATTTCAAGAGCTTTCTTACTTTATCAATACTCGAAAATCCAGCAAAAATCTATGTGATAAATATCAATTTTTAGCTGAAAGAACAAAAACTAATGAAACAATCTCTTCTGAAAATTACTTCCCAATAAAATGTGAACACATCTTTTTCAGCCATCAAGGAAACATTATTCTCTCTGACTTCTCATTTACCATAAACGCTGGCGAAAAGATTGCCATTATCGGAGAAAGTGGTAGCGGAAAAACAACCTTGTTAAATCTCCTATTTGGCTTTTTACAGCCGGATTCTGGTCACATCACCTTTAACGGTCAAGAACTCAACCAAGAAGCGAGGCAGCAAATCGGTTCATACATTCTGCAAGAAAGTTACTACTTTGATAATTTGAGCCTCTATGAAAATATTAGCTTAGGAAAGCCTATCAATCATGAAAAAATAGAAGATGTTCTGACAAAGGTTCGTCTGCCCTATCTGAAAGAGAAAAATGGAATCACCAATCAAGCCTTGTCTGGCGGTGAAAAACAACGCTTAGAGATTGCTAGAAGCCTCTACTATGAAAAAGATTTCATTTTGGCTGATGAAGTCAAATCCAATTTGGATAAACAAATGGCTCAAGAAATTGAAGATGTCTTATTCTCTCTTCATCAAACCGTTATTGAAGTCATTCATCACTACTCGGATGAAACTCTTAAACGATATGACAAAGTAATCGAGTTATCATCAAAAGAATAA
- a CDS encoding TPM domain-containing protein, whose amino-acid sequence MLKKFITLLTTLFLSFLMIGTVCAEETSYIRDEVSAFSSKEITEINKAAKAIEEQYHFKVYFLAAKSVGEDGILSYAEKVYQESAGTAEGILLAVDKEKNEWILYYAGNAKEKLGAKSDDILWKAFESGKNIYSGVRYYLNKVTKLLNASANPLLVDEADLLKPDQEKVLLAKLQDISQRQKCDVVVVTVKSLEGKSAQDFADDYFDYNGYGQGKNHDGVLFLISMAERKWHISTTGYGITAFTNAGLDYLSKQFLPDLKDGDYNAAFTTYAEQCDEFLTQARKGQPYDVKNLPKEPLSWYWIPGALAIGFGLAFLIVTGMKGQLKSVYHQTGATDYIKKNSLQITNAQEFFLYSNVDKKAKPEPSSSSDSGGSSTHTSSSDRSHGGSGGSF is encoded by the coding sequence ATGTTGAAGAAATTCATAACATTACTGACAACTCTTTTTCTCTCCTTTCTCATGATTGGGACTGTCTGTGCAGAAGAAACCAGCTATATTCGTGATGAAGTCTCAGCCTTTTCAAGCAAGGAAATAACAGAGATTAACAAAGCGGCTAAAGCTATTGAAGAACAATATCATTTTAAAGTTTACTTTTTGGCAGCAAAATCAGTAGGTGAAGATGGTATTTTGTCTTATGCTGAAAAGGTTTATCAAGAATCTGCAGGCACAGCTGAAGGTATTCTCCTTGCTGTTGATAAAGAAAAAAATGAATGGATTCTATATTATGCCGGAAACGCTAAAGAAAAGCTAGGAGCAAAGAGTGACGACATACTTTGGAAAGCTTTTGAGAGTGGGAAAAATATTTATAGCGGTGTTCGGTATTATCTCAATAAAGTAACCAAATTGCTCAATGCATCGGCCAATCCATTACTGGTAGATGAAGCGGACTTGCTGAAGCCGGATCAAGAAAAAGTCTTACTAGCAAAGCTCCAAGACATTAGTCAGCGCCAAAAATGCGATGTCGTTGTCGTGACCGTTAAAAGTCTGGAAGGAAAAAGTGCTCAAGACTTCGCAGATGACTACTTCGACTACAATGGCTACGGTCAAGGAAAAAATCATGATGGGGTGCTTTTCTTAATCAGTATGGCAGAACGGAAGTGGCATATTTCAACGACAGGCTACGGCATCACTGCTTTTACCAATGCTGGCTTAGACTACCTATCAAAGCAGTTCTTGCCTGATTTAAAAGATGGTGACTACAATGCTGCTTTTACAACCTACGCTGAGCAGTGTGATGAATTCCTCACTCAAGCACGAAAAGGGCAGCCTTATGATGTAAAAAATCTCCCTAAGGAGCCTTTAAGTTGGTACTGGATTCCTGGAGCATTGGCTATTGGCTTTGGTCTCGCCTTTCTCATCGTAACAGGAATGAAAGGTCAGCTCAAATCTGTCTATCATCAAACCGGAGCCACTGATTACATCAAGAAAAATAGTCTCCAGATTACCAATGCTCAAGAATTCTTCCTCTACTCAAATGTAGATAAGAAAGCAAAACCGGAGCCTAGCAGCTCCAGTGATTCTGGGGGTAGTAGCACACATACATCTTCATCAGACAGAAGTCACGGGGGCAGTGGCGGAAGTTTTTAG
- a CDS encoding SPFH domain-containing protein, translating into MGLIKAGIGAVGGVLADQWKEFFYCDAMDKSVMVVKGQKQVSGRSSNTKGSDNIISNGSGIAVADGQCMMIVEQGKIVEVCAEPGQFTYDTSSEPSIFTGNLGNSIKETFKQIGKRFTYGGDTGKDQRVYYFNTKELIDNKFGTPNPIPFRVVDSKIGLDVDVSVRCSGVYSYKIADPLLFYTNVCGNVEKEYLREELESQLKTEFISALQPAFAALSDLELRPNQIVSHNTELENAMNEALSSKWGELRGLKVISVALGSVTLPDEDAEMIKQAQRVAIMKDPTMAAATLVGAQADAMKAAAENPGGAMTGFMGVGMAAGAGGMNAQNLFAMGQEQAASQQTQTASATSQTQTTADKWTCPNGHEASGKFCPECGSPKPVSDSWTCTCGTVNNGKFCSNCGKPKPEPQRQYRCSNCGWQPEDAYNPPKFCPECGNVFDENDLV; encoded by the coding sequence ATGGGACTCATTAAAGCAGGAATTGGTGCCGTAGGTGGCGTATTGGCTGACCAATGGAAAGAATTCTTTTATTGTGATGCCATGGACAAGTCCGTCATGGTGGTCAAAGGACAAAAACAAGTATCTGGACGTTCATCCAATACGAAGGGCAGTGACAACATTATTTCAAATGGTTCTGGAATTGCAGTTGCAGACGGTCAGTGTATGATGATTGTTGAGCAAGGAAAAATTGTTGAAGTCTGTGCCGAGCCTGGTCAATTCACTTATGACACGTCTAGCGAGCCGAGTATTTTTACAGGTAATTTAGGCAATTCCATTAAGGAAACTTTTAAACAAATCGGAAAACGGTTCACTTATGGTGGTGATACAGGCAAAGATCAGCGTGTTTACTATTTCAATACCAAAGAGCTGATTGATAATAAGTTTGGCACACCAAATCCGATTCCGTTTCGTGTAGTGGACTCAAAAATCGGCTTAGATGTGGATGTTTCTGTCCGTTGCTCTGGTGTTTATTCTTATAAGATTGCAGACCCACTTCTTTTCTATACCAATGTCTGTGGCAATGTCGAAAAAGAATATTTACGTGAAGAATTAGAATCACAGCTAAAAACCGAATTTATCAGTGCCCTCCAACCAGCTTTTGCTGCATTATCTGATCTAGAATTGCGGCCAAATCAAATCGTTAGCCACAATACAGAACTTGAAAATGCTATGAATGAAGCACTCTCTAGCAAATGGGGCGAGCTTCGTGGCTTGAAAGTCATCAGTGTAGCTCTTGGTTCAGTAACTCTTCCAGACGAAGATGCTGAAATGATTAAGCAGGCTCAACGTGTGGCTATTATGAAGGACCCAACCATGGCAGCGGCTACCTTAGTCGGTGCACAGGCAGATGCTATGAAAGCAGCGGCTGAAAATCCAGGCGGTGCGATGACTGGCTTTATGGGAGTAGGAATGGCAGCGGGCGCAGGCGGCATGAATGCTCAAAATCTTTTTGCGATGGGACAAGAGCAAGCAGCTAGTCAGCAAACGCAAACAGCGAGTGCAACCTCTCAAACCCAAACTACTGCAGATAAATGGACTTGTCCAAATGGACATGAAGCTTCAGGTAAATTCTGTCCTGAATGCGGTTCACCAAAACCTGTGAGTGACAGCTGGACTTGTACTTGTGGGACTGTCAATAATGGTAAATTCTGTTCAAACTGTGGAAAACCTAAGCCAGAACCCCAACGTCAATACCGTTGCAGCAATTGTGGCTGGCAACCAGAAGATGCTTATAATCCACCTAAATTCTGCCCTGAATGTGGCAATGTATTTGATGAAAATGACCTTGTTTAG